The nucleotide window ttagtgtagatcattcttgttccttgctagtagagtattcataatgcatcttctgagttggccactcaaaagttgatcaatagacattttccacccaaaaggtgtttgatgaaatgcctgagacaactctcctaggcttttagtatactttgccaaagatatttgttgttaaagatgctaagatagctaatagacttgttagtaatgattgatttcatattattcaaccaaagacatttgatgtttgagatatgttagcaaatgagcattcatctagacatagagcttgcttaaaATTGTgactaggcttaaggttgatagtttgattgatcatttgccatccttagtttgatacttgatcacccaaggtctaatccttatgcccatgagttctcttttcccttagtcaagaaagtatcattctgttattgctttctagtataAGTAGTAATTTagaacccatctaaatcattggttgcatttagattaagtgagtacttgcattctcagtgctttgatatccctcagaactggttcgacaatcttttatactacaacatttgtcttaagAGAAAACTCCTAATATCAtgctattatatatagattagtTTTAAGAATTATGTCTCATTTAATGTTGAAAAGTTGTgtctttttacaaaaaaaaactgatattgatattattttttcaacATGCAACTATTAGAAAATGTTATGTAAAAATGTTTACATATGTCTTTTTCATTATAAGAATGTACTTTAACATCTAAAGAATGTATGTTTTCATTTTAGATAGCATGGTTAAGATGAGCACACCTTTTAATCCAAACTAGATATTAACCCGCACATCTGTgcggatatatttatatatttaaattaacttttaaaatataaaatatgttataaagaaatatatttaatattaattttatgtatataatttttattttaaaattttttatttgttgaaatttatttgatgatattgtacaaatcatatattaatgaagtgtttttgtttatttatttaaaatacaacatcaatattaatagtttaattttaaacattagttttatatgaattaataaaataaattattagcttctttgtttagacatttttattctcgaaatgtttttatgcgaataaattatttttttttaatattattttatttaatttattatatttcagtttaatgtttttatttttactaaaatatcaaacataaaatgttacaaacaataaaatattatttatgttgttttatataaaaatttaatttgataatttaaaatgaattaggctatactatttaatttcaaaattagtcactgaaatatataaaatatgatctatattaaatataataaacaatcaaatgataattacctaatgacaatatttttatattttcttagaaatgttattgtttagatgtatatttatttgttaGAAGAATATTACATATGAGTAATTTTAGgatgtttagttaaatttaTAATGAATGGTCTAACATACACTTgtgtatggtagataaaaaataagactctattttaatagagtagaagTTGGCCATTTGttttgacaaaacaaaagaCGACGCTACCGTAGCGTTATGTCAGCAGTGAAGTACCTTTTCATAAATTGTATAAATGTACTTCTTTCATAAACTAAATTTAAGTGAGATgacttaaataaatatattatcctaCTTTGATACAAATATAGTAATACAAATTGTTTGATCCTTCTTACAGATTTcagatttatttaaaataacataggttatttagtaaaacaatatatcaaattaaatttacaATAACAATATAGGTGAAAATTAATAGATAATAACTAAACGTTATGaatattgaaaattatatttaataggATTAAACTTTGATTATATTTGAtgacataaaatatattatccccttctatttatagatataaaataaaaactaaacgttaaaatgagaaataaaactgaaaatgacAATTctgtaaatatttaaatcaaaataatattttgttttctgcGGGTCAAAACTCTCGCCTAAAATCTTAATCCATATAATATACCGACTAAAATAGTTCATGTAaccattaattatatatataattaaaaatttagataaataaaaaGGTTATTGTCAAAACGTtaatcccgcgctttcaaaggTAACAtggattttatttatattgggtcaaaatttacaaaatacattttattttgatgaatatgattacaaaggaaacacaaatatgattacaaataaatacataaatatgattacaaagaaaaagacaaatatgaaaattatttaaaaaaagaaatatatatatatatatatatatatatatatatatatatatataacaaaaaaatatacccgcccttcgaagggcgggtcagaatctagtattCTTTTTAAAACAGGGAATGGTTGAGATTAACACACCTTTTAATTTAATTGTTGAGTTTAAACATACCTTTTgttttgacaaaaacaaaacaagacgCTACTGAAGCATTGTGTCAATTAATGGATTTGTGACTCCTGGTTTGCATCTTTTcctatgtttatatatatttggtaaCCAGATTACAGTTTCTcttttctcaattttttttttctgattccTGATTTCTGCTATACGTTCAATCTCTTCGTTTATTTGCATTTATATTCACCATTCATCTCTTTATCATAAATTGTTAACGTATGTTTCAGGTACTTCTTAGAAACTTAATTATTGAACCTATATATCTTCTCCTTCCTCCATGTGGTTATTGGCCACCATACgttaaatatctattttcttCTCCTTTCCGGCAAAGTCACCGCCACATTATTGGCTTGTCGATCATGTTACCACACCTCTCTTCCTCCGCCTTCGGGCGAAGTCACCGCCACATTATTGGCTTGTTGATCATTGTTACCAATATGGTGAGTTTCATCAATAGTTTGTTGATGGCTTTGGAGTATTAgagaaaggaagaagaaaagacCAAGTAAAGTGATGATGTGAGGAGTTCTCATCACACATGTAatatcaatataagattatatgcATATTCAATAATAcaacaaaattaaaacaaacaaatagaGTTTAAGAGAGTGATGTGTGAGAGACTGGGTTTCTTTCTTTGTAATCTTAATGTTTTGAAACACTTAGATTACAGAAAATGTCGGGTCTTCAAAATACTAAATCCAACAGTTTTGTCACATACAATGGAGTGGGTCGATTTAATAATATGCCAAAGCACGTTATGGTGATAGTGAACATGagaaaataatgttttcaaatttttataatgaacaaggtgaataatatttctaatttaaattattttttgttttattctaaaacatgttttttggCTATATTTTCATTCATTGTTCAAAAAAGCTAGATTTTCGTcataagaatatatttttacatcTAAGGAAAGTGTGTTTCATATTCTAAAATGTATTGTTTTAAGAGTGTGtgttttcattataaaaaataaattaataatatgaaCGATAACAATATTTTGTAGAATCATTGTAATTGTTGGTGATTATAGTCTTTGATGATAAATCATTACAACTTTTGGTGTTAACCAACTATTACAACCATTAGTCCTCTATTTAAAGAGTTATCAGCATAGACAAATCACAACAATCACAAATAGACTATAAAAGTGAGATAATCATTGTTAAAAGATCATCAAggatctttgattttttttttaatcaaatgatcTTTGAGTAAACACATATAATCATGGATTCTTTTTGTTATTCTTGTATCTTAGACTAAACTTGGAAAATTGTTCAGAAACCGATAACATTCGggagtattttttttatcttagtaCCACCTTGActttaaaattgttatttaaaaatctaataaaaaccATTAGTGATTAAAAAGGTAAACCCATAATTTGTCAACTTAGTTACTTTTATTTGCAttagtttaatataataattaataagtgTTGGTGTTTTATAAAAACTCTCCCAAACATTTAAGACAATATTATAAACGAGAAGACTCATATCAATATAAGTCAACGTATATTTATTAAGATATCCATTTTTCTTGATATTCTTTCTAAAAAcaagtaaataaatatataaaatagtaaaagttTTGTTATCGACTGAACTAATAATTGTTTAAATAATtgtatgtaaaataattttgtaacatatgtattttctaaaactcaattgtaaacattttttatggttgacaaaaaaaaacattttttataaaaaaaatattttataaaatataatattttatttttataaaaagagtttccgtgcgatatcgcacgggttcCTTACCTAgttaaaataaagaagaaatacAAATACATGAAAGAAAATAAGTTACAGGAAAaactaagaaaacaaaatacaatAGGAGTGACGGccgacaaaaataaataaatagaaggAATGATACAagagtgttacaaaaaaaaaaaaaaggaatgaaaaAGGGAGGGGGACAGATATTGAAAAGAAACATACCATAGATACTAAGGACCAGAACAAAAGAAGTTACCCATTTTTTACCACATGTTTTTAACGcaatagttttgtttttaacCATTTTGAGCACCTTTCTGAATTCTGATAATGGTGTCATGTTGAGTGAATAACCTCAAAACGGAAGCAATTATTCCGTTTTTTCTACTCTATAAATGGTATCCTACCAAAGCTGTAGAATAGCAACAGTGCCGGCCCTTGGAATGTATCCACTATCCAAGGTGCAagagtcttttttttctttcaagatTCTTTTATATGTTGGTTTGCACGTCACATGGTCTGACCcccaagaaaaacaaatatgtttctcttctcttaACAATTTCTTAATTATGTTATTGCAATTTTTGTTACTgcaatttttgttaattatgcTACCAAATTATAGGGCTAAATTTTATGCTCCGAAAGAATCAAAACCCTATTGAACCCGAATTGAACTCGATTGAACACACAAACAACCTGAACGTCCATGTCTAAGTTTGCTGGTGAAACTTGAGCATCCGTTTGAAGTCCGAAGTGTTCATTAAGACGAAATTAATGATTGACATAGTTTAGAAAAGAGTCTTAAAAGCATTCAAAATTGATACTTAATGTGCCATATGAATTTAATATCAAGGAGTTGAACTATGGATTGACCACAGCTTGTATCTGCTCCAATGTCTTCCCTTTGGTTTCAGGCACCACGGCGATGACAAAGAAAATGGCTAGGGCGTTGATCACCGCATAAATGATGAAAGTTCCTGCACCATTTGTTTTTTCATTGTTCAAGGATTACCTGAGGGAAATTTCAGGCAAAAAGTGAATGATATAATATAGTTTACCATAAGAGCTCCATGACATGAGGAAGTTAAAAGTGTAAGACACAGCCCATGCTCCAAACCAGTTCACCAGCGTAGCCATGCCTCCCGCTACtccttttatatttattggaaaTATCTGCAAGTTCTTGTTTGGTAAGTAGGAAGATAAGATCCTTCTCAAGTAGTTTTCTTGCTACGAATGTGATTTGTATTTACCTCAGACATGACAACCCACGGCATTGCTCCCATTCCAGCTGAAAACGATGCTATGTACACCTGCTCTCACCAATATATTGATATTCACAATCTATTTTGGGTTGGTGAAATCACTTGAAAGTAAAATTACTTACCATTATACCAACAACAGCTAGGACAGGGACTGCTTTGTGTGCCATGTCATGAGCCTTGAGATAGAATGAGACCGCTGTGATCAAACAGCCTATCACTAACCCTGTTGCAGAAACCTACCACCACAACACCTTCGAGTTAGTTACAATCCTAGTCCTGcctaactcttttttttttttaccagtaGCAATGGCTTTCTTCCAGCTTTGTCAACTATTGGTGCATTAAGCGCAGTGATCACAACCTGGTTGTGAACAAACCAATAGAGAAACTAAGACCATAATCATTCTATAACATTGATTTGTTCTCGTTACATAAATAAGGTGGAACCTGAAGAACAGCATATATTATCATCCCAAGTCTTGGGGGGAAACCTGACACACAAAGATAGCTGCAGATTAGAAAAGTGAAGGGGTATAGTTTCTAATTTATGACTATGTTAAAGAACCTGCTTGCTCAAATATAGAGCTTGTGTAGAAACATATCCCGTTGATTCCTCCAAACTGCTGAAACACCATCAACCCGAATGCTATCTGCTCCAACAAAGCATGCAAACTGGGTCACATATGCAAcgtgacagaaaaaaaaatgaaaaattgatTTGGGTTGGTTATGGTGTTACAAAAACAGAGCGTATGTATCTCCTCTGAAACAAATCCAGCGCCTTGGCTTTCGGAAGCCTCTCCAGAGTTTCGATATAATCCTGTCAAGGAATGGTAAGAGAGATAAGTTTTCTTGATTCACAAGAAAACAAATGCAAGTTTCAAAAAACCTGAATCTCAGCTGCCTCTTCCGATATGTTAGCTTTCTTCCCACGGAGCTTCCTCAGTGCAGCTTCAAACTCTGTATCACGCCCCATCTTTGCCTACAAGCACATGTAGCATCCATTAAATTACCAAGAAAGGATACTTGAGGTTCCATGGTGGTGCTTATTCTGATCTTACCAGCCATCTTGGAGACTCAGGGATACAGAAGAGGCCAAGAATGGAGACAGCACATGGGATGAGTCCTGAAACCAAGGTATAATTTTcagataaataaattatttcgaCTTAAAATGGACTACTCTTTAGAGTGTACATAGATTCCTAACCTATTAGTGCTAAGACTCTCCATGTAACCATTGTGCCTATAATGAAGGAAACTGACACTCCAGTGCAGATCAGGATCTGTGGCACGAGGGAAGCATCCATTTCAGAATACTCCAACACAAAATTAGGGAGACAATGAGATACTTACCTGATTTAGTGTGGTTAGAGCTCCTCGGAATGTTTTAGGTGCAATTTCTGCTATAAAGATTGGTACCTACCATTCAACATAAATCATTCATATATAGAGTGTTACTTTGTATACGTTAGATTATGAGATATTGAATTAAATCAATGAGCTCACCACATAGGAGAATGCTCCCATTCCATAACCCGTTGCCAGTCTTCCAAGATCCAGAGCCACTACTCCCTTTGATTaggacaaagagagagagagatacattATGCAAAGATTTATTTAATACCAGCGTATTCATTTTGGTTTAGGATCTTGAGTTAGAACCTTGGCAAAGAAGATTGCTAGCCAACCGACGACACAGAATGCAGAAGAAACTCTCATCGCctgaatacaaaaaaaaaatccacaagTAGTAAGTAGTAGTCTCACTAAGCCCATCTCAGAtggaaacttaaaaaaaaataaaaaatttgccTGACCCCTTTTCTTCCAATTAAATCAGCTATAGGCCCACTTGTGATAGCACCAATCATTGCACCAAAAGTCAGTAAAGAACCAAAGAGTGAAAACTGCAGAACCCGAGGTAGTGGTTAAGGAAAAACTTCAATGTCAATGGATGATTCATTTAAAAAAGATTTATGTATAACCTCAGCTATAGTCAGAGAAAGATCATTCCTAATTGCAGCCTGAGCAGGTGAGGAGTATCCAGCCTGCATCAAAACCCATTTTCAATATCACAGAGTTACTCTTTGTTAGAAACAAAATCAATTGCCTAATtttcaatttaataaaaaaaaaaatcaatggccTAACAAAGCAGGTGATGACTTTCCATGGATATGTAAATTCACTTACACAAGAACCAAAAGCAAAAGAACCACAAACTGCAACGAAAGTACTAAGATAAACCATCCACGGCTGCTCCGGTTTTGATTCAGCCATATCTTTGTCCACCAATGGTTCCCTGACTTCTCTGTTGCCATCACTTGCGTTTGACATCttcatgattatatatatatgtcttccTTCTGGGCTCTTTCGTCTCCACAACTTACCTCAAAACTGAAAAGAGACGAACCTTGAAGCAAGAGTTGAGTAAGAAGGCAGAAGAAATGTACAAAGAAGCAAACTGGAAAAGCAGAGGACGAGAATAATGAAggtggtaattttttttatagttgatAGTGACGTTTTAGGCAAGAAAGCTTTGTGGGGGTTTATTACCAAAGAGATGAAAGCTCTGTTTTTAATGTCTTTTTCGGCATTATATATTAAGGGGGCAGATTAGTTTCATCTATAGCTAATGACAACGTTAAGCTAGTTGAGAGTGGATGAAACCAAATTGAGGTAATATAAAACGAATATTCTgtataagaaaaaacatcatcCTTGTGCTTTTTGGTAAACTCACTTACAAAAggatgtttaattaaaattggaTACGGCAAATGGAGTCACAAACATGCTAGTGGCAGTCTTGACGCGGATGTGATAGAGACAGACACGTGATGTCTTTGGCCTTTTGTGAAGAGCATGATCTAAGTTTCTTGGCTTCCTATGAATCCATCCAATAAGCCAATAAAAATCTATCTTTCCGGTTGTCGGGATCTGGTGCGGTCTCGTTTAACATCAGAGTTCGTCTATGAGTAGACTCTCTACATTTGCAGAAAAATCAACAGCATAGAAGAATTCAAGATAACCAACATAATGAGATTGAGACTGTTGACTATGACATAAGCGGAGAGGATCAATGAAACTGATGATATGTgtatattattatatagttttcgACAAGGAAATAATTTCATTTGATGTCGAAACAAATGTATAAAGTCACTACTAAAACTAAttattacaaaaacaaatttgtGCCATATACTAAAAACTAGCTAAAAAGTTAAGTTGACGATGGTTTTTCTAAAACCTTTACTCGCTAATAGATTAGTAGTCCGTTATATTTTCATATGTAATCGATCTTCTAATGCAAAGTTACGCATCACtatcattttttatatataaaactattcTAATTTACATCACTTTataaaacccataacttttctTGACAGCTCTGAATCCATTGCCATCACATCtggatattatttaaaaattctaaaaaatgaataaatacaGTTTTGACCACATTTATTCATGAACAAAATTTGGTGTGCACAGAAACAAGGACCAGGTGCAAGCCGCAAGCGTATGTAAtgaaaaacaagaaacatatTGAGATACTCTTTATACATTTGATGATACTATGATTAGAATGATATAGACAAAATTAGGTTGCATAGCTTTTAGCAGTTTGGAACATGTGCGTTGTTGTGAGTTTTATCTGCTAAAATAGATCCTTGGAGAAAAGAGACGGCGAGGGGTGAACATCCCTGAATACCCTTGGTGAAGCAAGACTGTGGATGGAGCGGTACTCAGGCATGATGAATCCTTCTCTCTCCTCCCTATTCCAGCTTCTTGATCCGCCATTGAACGTCCCATACTTCACCAATTTACCAAATCCCCACGACTTTTTCTCGGTGAGTAATGGAGACTGGGAGGCCAGTGAGCTTGTTTGAGTTGATATATCGAGCTTAGTTAGATTGGTGAGTTCAAATCCAATTGAGTCTGGTAATCTGATGAGTTTGTTAAAGTTTGCATTAAGTTCTTCCAAAGACCTGATAAAACCATAGAAAGTAAAGCAtgtaaaaacatgttttatatTTGTGGTTGGGGTGTTGTGGGAGTTTTGTGAAAGTTGGTCAAACCTGCAATGTTTGATAGATTTTGGGAGAGAAACAAGAaagtattaataaattaaataataaagagaAATTCTCAAGGATAACATctctttttagtttattttacaaaaataacttttaaggaaaatttttattaaatagtaaatatacatttatattctaaggttaactaatct belongs to Brassica rapa cultivar Chiifu-401-42 chromosome A07, CAAS_Brap_v3.01, whole genome shotgun sequence and includes:
- the LOC103829488 gene encoding sugar transporter ERD6-like 7; this translates as MKMSNASDGNREVREPLVDKDMAESKPEQPWMVYLSTFVAVCGSFAFGSCAGYSSPAQAAIRNDLSLTIAEFSLFGSLLTFGAMIGAITSGPIADLIGRKGAMRVSSAFCVVGWLAIFFAKGVVALDLGRLATGYGMGAFSYVVPIFIAEIAPKTFRGALTTLNQILICTGVSVSFIIGTMVTWRVLALIGLIPCAVSILGLFCIPESPRWLAKMGRDTEFEAALRKLRGKKANISEEAAEIQDYIETLERLPKAKALDLFQRRYIRSVFIAFGLMVFQQFGGINGICFYTSSIFEQAGFPPRLGMIIYAVLQVVITALNAPIVDKAGRKPLLLVSATGLVIGCLITAVSFYLKAHDMAHKAVPVLAVVGIMVYIASFSAGMGAMPWVVMSEIFPINIKGVAGGMATLVNWFGAWAVSYTFNFLMSWSSYGTFIIYAVINALAIFFVIAVVPETKGKTLEQIQAVVNP